TGTGAATCCATGGCATCTGCGCTGAATATCAGAGAGCAAGTTCCATATTCTGAGCCTGGATCTACCATACACAGAGAAGACAGGGAAGAACCTTCCTGTGCATCTTCGGCTATAACTTCTAATGTCAATGAAAATGGATATGGTAGAAGTGCAGCATATATGAATCAGAGTGGAGCACAAGTTTCCGGTAATGGGTTTATTCCGCTGCCTTATTTGCAGTGCTATCCTGCAGCTCCCTGGGCTTACTCATGGAATCCTAGCACAACGATGGAAGCTTCTCCAAATTGTTCAGGAACAGTCCCTTACTCTTTCATGCCTGCTCCATTTTGGGGCTTCACCACTTGGCCccatggaacatggaatataccGATGGCTGGGATGAATGGTTGTGCATCTCCATCATCCTCTACAAGCAACAGTGGTTGTTCTGGAAATGGCTCTCCCACATTGGGCAAGCATTCTAGAGATTCTTCTTTGCAGACTGAAGAGAAGATGGAGAAATCTTTATGGGTTCCTAAGACTCTCAGGGTAGATGATCCAAAAGAGGCTGCGAAGAGTTCGATATGGGCCACCCTCGGCATCAAACCTGAGATCGGTGGAACCTTCCCATCCAAGGCCGAAAACAAGGTTCATAAATTGGACTCTGAGCAGGTATTACATGCAAATCCTGCTGCACTCTCTCGGTCACAATCCTTTCAGGAAACCACATGAAGAGTCTAGCACCAGAAATTCTACACTAACCTTTTTCATTGCAAGTGTTGTGCGAAATAGTCATTGTACGGCGAGGACAGCATTGCTTTAGATAGCAAGAAAGCAGGATCCAGAAGCTGACAGTAGAAAGAATATGCATCAGCTACTTCTAATCTAGCAGATACAAGAACTAGACTTTTCGAAATCTCTAAGTTCGTTCAAGAAATCTGTTGTAAGTAAACGAGAAAAAAAGGTATTTGTCTGTAATTTTTATTGGTTGGACATAGTTTATCACCTGCATCGCTGGTGAGTCACCTTAGCTGGTGATTGAATTCATAAATGCAAAAATAATTCATAGCTGCACAACTGAAAGTTGTGCATGTTTAAATGATATTCTTCTAAAGGGAATTTTACTTGTGTTTTTGTTTAGTATTTGGCTAGTTTGGAGGACTTGTCGTGCAAATTTCTATGAACATAAAAGCAATAAGATTGAGTCCATTGATCCAAATTTCTGTGTCTGTTATGTTTTCTGCAGTGAAAGACCTTTAATGCAAGACATTTCTGAGAGGCTGTTCTCTGATTAGAGAAATTGTTCTGTAAACATTAACTGACCAACTACAAAATTAATAGAGCTTGGATTTGTTGCCCTGACTATAATATTCTTTTCCAACAAAATGAATGAAACAGGACTTCACTTTTTCTTTCTCAATCGTCTAAGTTATGACACTTCTGAAATTATATATTATAGGTCTTTTAAATTGTGGCATTTGTTCTACCAAATCATAGTATTTAAGAGTTCAAAACGTAGTACATATTTCTGTCTCTTTAATGCTGTAAAGGCGTAATATGTATCTTTTGTAAATACAGCTCCAAATTATATTATAGAGGTTTTGTAGGTACAAGAACCTGTAATATATCTCAGTATATGAGCTTAAAAACAATTAGTTTGAAAATTTACTACAATTTCCGATCACTCACCCAAGATCTATTTTCGTGATTGCCcacaatttcttatttttattataagTTCCTCAATCAATTATATAATCTTGTACAAGCTTCCACTTTGTTCACCCACAACCAGAGATAAACCATGACAACATTCAATCCAACACTACTTCAGATGAAGTCAATCGAACACTAAAATAAGCAGGCAGCCTCAACAAAGTAATATAACTTTTTGAAGAAAGATAGCAGACCCATGCACGTATATAACAATTCCAATACGTAGAAGATCAGAAGAGCTGTCAATAGAGGAACAATATCCAACTTAAAGACTCCTCAGCACCAACATATTCAACACAAACCAGCAGGCTCCTGAAACTAAAAAAACAGCCTGCACAAACACCTAATTGTAAGGACATCTATTTACAAGCAAAGTGTAATGGATCGTGCGATAGACAGACACACAGCAGTGTCTATCTTCCAGCCAAAGCCAAAGCCTTGTTGTCAGCATCTTGAGCGAACACAGGCATAGGGAGAGTTGATGCACTTCTCTCTGCAATCTCATCAAGGGAAGGAACAGGATTGCTGGGGTAGTCAAAGGAGAGATCTTCGTTTGCAGCCAAAGCCAAGAGCTCCTCCTTTTCCAGCCCCCTGGCTGGCCCAAGGCTACACCTGTCTGTGATGTGCTTGGCCAAAGCATCTTTGAACTTCTTAATCTGTTTTAAGCCAGAAAACGCTTACTTATCAAACAAATGAAGACGAAGCAAATGTTTCAATGCTTAGAATTTCATTGATAAGGATCTTACAGTTGCATTGGTGCAGCTGAAGCTACACAAGCGCCCCTGCGCTCCTCGATAAAATCTAAAGAAAGGAAGGACATGAACATGCATGCTATAACACATGGACTTGTGTAGCTCATAGTTTATTTGGAGGAATGAAACATCTGGATTCAACCCAGCGATCTGACAAATCTGCAAGCAAACAAGACGCATAATCAGAAAGTGATGTCTAGATTCtcatagagaaaaaaaaattggaaatttCTTCGGATGAGAGATGTAATACCTTAGGATGGAGGGCTCTACAGCCTCCGCAACCAGGAGAGAAGAAATCCACCACAACCAGCTGGTCGCCGGCGTTCAATAAGGAGTTAGCGAGATCCTCCGCTGACTCGATCTCCTTCATGTTGGGTAGGAGACCCTTTTCCCACCATTGGATTGCCTTCTTGAAAGAAAGACCCATCTGCGatccaaggaagaaaaaaaaagacctCTCTTTTTAATTTAGCAAAAAGGACAATTTATCAAAACACAGGGAAGCGCAAAGAGAATCTTCTACAAAACCCGACAAAAATCGTAACTTTATGCAATAAAAAGCAGATAAATAGAAAATTTGGCCGGATTTGGTAACCTGTGTAGAGCTAGAAGCGAGGTGGCCTTTCAAGGGCATACCTCTCGGCGAGCCAACGATCAGCCTTCCTCCATGGAACATGTTATCCCTAGAAGACGACCAAGGCTCAAACTTAAGAGATGAAGATCGAATCGAGACCGCATGCGAAAGTCGGGAAGAACGGATCCCGCAAGGAGAAAGAAGGTCCCTTTGAACCGAAGAAGCTGCTGCGGCCATGGCACCAAAGATCAAAGCTTTCCCGCTTCTCCGTCAAAATAAAACCACTGCGAATCCGCAAAACGACACCAGATCGGATCAGGAGAGCGAACGAAGAAAGCTTAATTCAGAAGCAATGGATAAGGGAGAAAAAAACGTGGGCGGACGGGGAAACAAAAACAAAAGCGCATCTTCAGCACGCTCCGCTACAAATAGCACAACGGTTCCACGCCGTTTTCTAACGGCCGCTCCGTTGATGAGGGTTCCGTGATGGATTCTGACCGTTCATCTCGTCGACCGCCTAATACGGATCACGCGGCAGTAGCCACGTGGTCGTTAACAGCAGTGGCACGTGCACACTAAGCCTGCGCGGGACTTATCGCTGAGGAGCCAGCGATGGAAAGATCTGTGTGCGTAATTGTTAGACCCGCAATCACACCTGGTTCAAAGGGAAGTCAGCCGGAAGAAGCAAGGCTGGGCGAGTGGTGGGTGAAACGTGGGCATGTGATCATAAAATAGTCCTCGTAATTTTGACCATCGATACCCATGGTCTTATCGAAAAGACCAGAGATACTAAAATCTAATCATTATCCATTAATGAAACGAGGTAATCCGTTTATACTACAAATTATATCAACATTAATCCGAAGTGTCGACGAGTCTTTGACACAATCGAATTTGGAACAAAACGCtggaatttttttatatataatatagatATATAGACTTCGCCTGACCATTGAGGTGGGCAGCCCTTTCCTAATTGTAAAAGATGGTCGTCTCTAATGTATCTGTCAGTCTGTCCCTAAACTAACAtaataaattatgaaaaaaataaatcataaataattTCTATCTTTAAACAGTTAAATAGTGTACTAGGAAAAACAGATacctaattattaattaaaatttaattttcagatCTTACGAAAATAATATCACCATACGACCTTCGAAATACGATAATAATATATCAACAAGACTGACTCTGAGGTATATCATCGGAGATGATGATCAAGGGCCCTCGATTTTTAAGGACCCCtaaatttgatatatatatatatatattattttaataaaaacttaaaaagtATATTTGattgaattattttaataaatgtccaaaaatatatatatggttgaattgttttaataaaggtccaaaaaaaatattttttctattaaaatttaagaaaaaaatctaaaaaaaagaaaagaaaaaaaaaagaaggaaggtaaatgattatttttttctctttccaagaTTTTATTTCTTGTATAATTCTTTCTTTATTAATTTGTATACAAAAGTCATAAGACTCTAAAAAGTAAATTATGAATCTTGAACGTTAATTTCCTCCCTTATTCTCTtttgaatctcttctaattaaattaaaaaaatttattaattttagtttcatcaatattatcattcatcaatatataaacttacaatgtaagttacctacttatctatattttttcttattgtcaacattcaatattgatttttaatattgtattagagtcaatattttatgattttttttacaatttgaaataatttaaataaatcatcccaattttaatcatcatagaATAAGTTATATCGATTGCTTCAAGCACAAACTAGACTTTATTgttctttgactattattttcactgcttatgtttatttcattgttagctttgttgctagttttgtgtgttttatttttacacttgaaaTTTGTAATACAAACATGTTTCTAAAAAACTATCAATCTTGGAGTTAGAAAAGAACCAAAAGAAAAAGCGGAATAGATTATTCAAACTCACAAAGGTCGTAAGTTTTTTAAAGCTAACTCTTCAATTGAAAATTCAGTTAATGAATTTTAAGAAGAAAgtcaagaagaactaaatgatcatgTAACAAATGAACAACAATCAAATAATCAAGAAGAATTAAATAATCATGCAATCAATAAGtaggaagaattgagagaaaatgattaTCATAATCATGCAATGAATGAGcagagaaaatgatgataatgatttgaatgtaaatggcttgacaattttatgtatcgaaaatgaggtgttagaaaatttaattttgaagaccttattgatgattttgcttctcaaaatgctagaagatatagattttttttttcaatgattatttcatacttatttttatttatttatagataTTACACTTTTTAGAGAAACTTAAGAAACATATTTTTGTATGGTGTTGCACTTTTTGAAGAATCTTGAGAAATAAATTTTGTATGGAGTTTAccatattttaaatgaaatatattgattttcaaatttttctattaAACTATATTCAGATTGTATGTTAGTAAATTTTTTTCCTATAGAGGTCACTTTTCTCTTTTCGCCCAAGGGCTCTCAAATGTTAGGGTTGACCCTGTATATCAACTATCGAAATCAAATCGTGTACTTGTCGTAAAGGTAAAATCTTATTTTTTGCATGCATGGTACTTCAATCTTCAATCAGACCGTCAAATATAATTTTTCCATCAAATCCACACTAACATTTGCTTGATCGAACTATAGTCTCCTCATCGACACTGTTACGCCCTAGGGCACGTTGAAAGTTTTCTATAACTTTTACTCGTCTATTTCTCACCGTCAGACCCACACTCACAGTAAAATGAAGGAAAAGAAATTATGATGGCCGAACGACCTTTTTAGATGGAAGAGATTTTATTATTCCATAAGAAGAAATTATTCTCTTGGGGATTTAATCTCTATCATCCAAATACTAAGTCGACTACGCCTACTGGGCACATCGGAACTTTTCTTGATTAGCATAAGCATTGCCAAGGAACGTGCATTTGTGTCTCAACTCCTAAGGCTTTTAGTCCTGCAATAGCCTGCATGAGTAAATCTATAATAGATCCCATCTAAAAGGGATAGGGATGACATATTGGATAGATAGTTCTATCGTGAACTGGAAAAAGATTCTGAGATAGAGAAGAGATGACATCTGACACTCCTTCCTATGTACACTGTAAAGAGAGCAAAGTGAAACGTTAGAGCCAGGCCCGACCCTGGAGGAGGGCAATCTTGGGCGATGGCCCTGGGCTAGATTTTGGGGggccccaattttttttttaagtattatgTTTTTAGTGCAGGAATGAAAAACAAATTTAGGGTAAAATTTCATGTTTCTGCCGTCTACACTTGCGCGATGAAAAACTCGCTGCCACTGCAGCACTGCCTGCACCTGTGCCTACGAGAAAGAGAAGGACTCAAAGATATGTATTCTCCTTTTTCTATTTGAAATTCTCTGTCCATGTtgcatctcttcttcttctttcgctCACAGCTCATCTAAGTCTTCAACAGTTATTTCTAtcgcatctcttcttcttcttttgcatcTCTATCTCTTCTCAAgattttttttaccattatttgtGTTCTGTAGAATTTCCAAGAATAGAGATGATAAATACAACCCATTGAATTAACATTTTCATTGTGAATTGTGAGCTTTGGTTGTCTATTATTGTTGTGAAAAATTACTCTCAAATTTTTGTTAGATTTGATTTTTTGAAAGAGAATTTTGTTTGTTTAGTGGTGTCTGGTCTCTGGTGACTGGTGTGTGACAGTGTGAGCATTAATGGTTTCCTGCTAGCTAAGCTAAGGTGTTGTTTTTCTTTACTCACTCGAAGAATTGCTATTTCTTAATAAATTGGTACTtgctaatcaaattaaaaatttctatagGGTGTGTGTGCTATTTCTCCTTGGCCTATGACCAATTATTAATCTCTCTTATTGATGTCTTTGATTTAAAATCAAGTGAGCACCTCAAATTCATCTTTTGTCTACTTCCTTCTGCGATAGCTGCTATTGTAGACTTGGAGTTTCTATGTAGATTCAATGATAATAAGTTTAGGTTTACAAGATAATTTTTCAGTCATACAAATTGTTCTGTTCATCATGGATATGGtgcaaaagaaaaaaggaaaaaaaaaaaaaatcaaaatctaggaaGTATCCATTGTGCTTCAACCAATTGCATTTGTTTAAATATAGCTTGTTATATTAGCCATTATTTTGTtgtatataaatataatataagcATGAGTTAGGCTTTATAAGGATCAGATAATCTAATCTTGTTTCGATGAGTCACTAGTCACTACTTTTGCTTGAACTTATGCGTTTGAACTTGTGTTGTTATAATTAATATTGTTATTTCTTTAAGTACCATAATTTtactaattagttttaatttgataatgatttaattttcttttaacagGTGTTGTCTGATGAGGTGTTTAACTTAACGACCTAGGACATTTCCATTAATATTGAAAACTATCATATTCTAGATGTTATTCAGCTATGACTACGAATGATGTAGATGAGTGTAATGAGATTCACGAtgttagggggcgtttggtttaggggaataagagTGGAGAATGGGAATaacaatcattgattgtcattgttaatgtttggattacatgaatggaaatacaaataagtgaatgaatccttataattgggtaatgactcattcccatgtcCCCCTTCAATGAGTTATTATtctattttcaacaatcaaaatattcccttatttcaaaaatacccttgacctaaaactaaaatttttccccttaatatcaaatatcaaaatatatttatttaatttttctttcatatcactttctctttcctcattttctctcatcacactttccctctcttcattctttcccatcacactttctctctcatcatactttcactctcatcatatttttctctcacatataattttttctcttattttcctttaagggtaaaaaagaaaattttgatttattccgatagaaaatatttaattaaccaaacattatttttaagagtgatatccatactcatatccattctcattccacaatactatgatttccattctgattcctattcctaagaaagaaccaaacacccccttaatgAAGAAAGGGAAAATTTGAGTGAGCATGAAAATGTTTTAAATAGGGTAGATAATGAGAATATTGACATTAatgaataatttattttttcactTGATATATATGATCCAAGAAATTAAGATAATCTTGATAACAATGCATGTGATATTTTAGTTGCAAAAGGGCctataagagaaatgaatattgTATATCAAATACCAAataccaaatatcaaaatatatttatttaatttttctttcatattgttggatcgaaaagcgctagaggggaggtgaatagcgctcatggctatttcgttcttttcgtaaaactatcggagtgaaACACGCATcagaaataaagaaaagggaacaacacacgaacacggtcgtttacttggttcggagcctttggcgactcctactccaaggcccacgttcgttgaacgtttactttgggcaacacctatatctcgtaaaaactattacaaactaagtacaattcaaagcagtaataataaaaattataccgacaataaatgactaaatctgaagctccgggttgtcgacgtcgagttgAAGCTTTAtcggaacgtctcgttagcagcatgttgcagaaagattgcttgtgcGAAGGTTGTCAACACTGCTGCTCGAAGCttccttttaaacagtgctggaggcgcctccaagcccgtccgaggcgcctccaggccgccgagtcgcacgcgtggatcagctctgatctggtcgcaccttatcccattgaaggcgcctccaagctgctccaaggcgcctccaacgcctggtccaaggcgcctccagcttctctggacagctggcttcggctagcacccgaggcacctctaagccccatggaggcgcctcggacacagttcatccgaggttaaatgtgctcctttgttcctgcaaaatgtgttagtcccaaacacaaaccctgcaaaacaaagttagcatagaaaTACCATAAATGAtgatcgacagtcatcggactgtccgggtctgacttcggattttcaaccgaaaatcctaggtcgacccgacgcctactgttccctctacggggaacgcgtcctcacctactccactcaggagatttacctgatgcgagtgcgatcctccagatcgactggacttttgctcagcgttcgaagttTCTGGACTTTCCactggacttccgcttctcggctggtccagtctttcacctgatttgcaacaccaggactttccacctagggttaccccctaggacttttgcctgaagctctcgacccgccaagactttccgcatagggttaccaccccctatgacctagggttaccaccccctagggttttccacctgcctaaccgcagataggacttttgcctaagaaaccttaggactttcctgtaaacttgttcaacatattagaaacaaaaacaccttaactttgaaccctttgacataatcaaaacataggttcgatcatcggatgcttcccacaccaacacatATCACTTtatctttcctcattttctctcatcacactgtccctctcttcattctttcccatcacactttctctctcattatactttcgttctcatcatatttttctctcacatctaattttttctcttattttcctttaagggtaaaaaagaaaattttgatttattctgatagaaaatatttaattaaccaaacattacttttaagagtgatatcccacctttttattgtaacgacccggccctttggcctcttgggcggcccttgtggcggcccaactggcggcccttatatcgtcggcccatttggcgacctctcatgtcgtcgaccgacgaccctttggccgtgccgttacttactaggactttccacccctggcagtggatttttgcctcccccaggattcgaactctaaacctccaggcttgagtattagagtttatgaatcctggtaaccaagtgagatcaactgtaacgaccacccttcttactactccctaagggtgaccgttacttatctactaactctacttaaccggtttattaaaaatctctaggaaaaccctaccgaaaaattttgacagaatctcccctgtaccggtgaccattttccataatacaagtataatatactcagccacaggcggctggaaatatatctcaatcaaccacgcagtttaataagaaatgaaaactaaccacgaccacgcagtttaataattcaaatcatgcagataatgaaagACCGAAAACATACTtcttactacataat
This genomic stretch from Zingiber officinale cultivar Zhangliang chromosome 7A, Zo_v1.1, whole genome shotgun sequence harbors:
- the LOC122001144 gene encoding cyclic dof factor 3-like isoform X1, with translation MEEGKDPAIKLFGTTIPVVASESTVAEGPPEEGEVKEVVAEADSAASPAQGQKDTSKDSTNREISNSSPVAPSEEEEGTSLTDHNEDRKKPSTADEKETSSAKSEDSGTGTDCPETQKVLKKPDKILPCPRCNSMETKFCYYNNYNVNQPRHFCKNCQRYWTAGGTMRNVPVGAGRRKSKHSGSQCRNLVIPSIGLQSGQLETHNLTHHQVIPCLPSAPPRPLTQNGTILKFGQEVPLCESMASALNIREQVPYSEPGSTIHREDREEPSCASSAITSNVNENGYGRSAAYMNQSGAQVSGNGFIPLPYLQCYPAAPWAYSWNPSTTMEASPNCSGTVPYSFMPAPFWGFTTWPHGTWNIPMAGMNGCASPSSSTSNSGCSGNGSPTLGKHSRDSSLQTEEKMEKSLWVPKTLRVDDPKEAAKSSIWATLGIKPEIGGTFPSKAENKVHKLDSEQVLHANPAALSRSQSFQETT
- the LOC122001144 gene encoding cyclic dof factor 3-like isoform X2; its protein translation is MDTSKDSTNREISNSSPVAPSEEEEGTSLTDHNEDRKKPSTADEKETSSAKSEDSGTGTDCPETQKVLKKPDKILPCPRCNSMETKFCYYNNYNVNQPRHFCKNCQRYWTAGGTMRNVPVGAGRRKSKHSGSQCRNLVIPSIGLQSGQLETHNLTHHQVIPCLPSAPPRPLTQNGTILKFGQEVPLCESMASALNIREQVPYSEPGSTIHREDREEPSCASSAITSNVNENGYGRSAAYMNQSGAQVSGNGFIPLPYLQCYPAAPWAYSWNPSTTMEASPNCSGTVPYSFMPAPFWGFTTWPHGTWNIPMAGMNGCASPSSSTSNSGCSGNGSPTLGKHSRDSSLQTEEKMEKSLWVPKTLRVDDPKEAAKSSIWATLGIKPEIGGTFPSKAENKVHKLDSEQVLHANPAALSRSQSFQETT
- the LOC122001145 gene encoding thioredoxin-like 1-2, chloroplastic, whose amino-acid sequence is MAAAASSVQRDLLSPCGIRSSRLSHAVSIRSSSLKFEPWSSSRDNMFHGGRLIVGSPRGMPLKGHLASSSTQMGLSFKKAIQWWEKGLLPNMKEIESAEDLANSLLNAGDQLVVVDFFSPGCGGCRALHPKICQIAGLNPDVSFLQINYELHKSMCYSMHVHVLPFFRFYRGAQGRLCSFSCTNATIKKFKDALAKHITDRCSLGPARGLEKEELLALAANEDLSFDYPSNPVPSLDEIAERSASTLPMPVFAQDADNKALALAGR